One stretch of Bosea vaviloviae DNA includes these proteins:
- a CDS encoding 6-pyruvoyl trahydropterin synthase family protein: MFSVEVRDRIMIGHSLPDPFFGPARNMHGATFIVDVAFFRERLTRHNVVVDIGAALEVLNRTLKPLNYQNLDALPQFAGVLTTTEFLCKHIFDAMAQAAASGALGEDGAGLSRIKVTLHETDLARASYEGMLA, translated from the coding sequence ATGTTTTCCGTCGAAGTCCGCGACCGCATCATGATCGGCCATTCGCTGCCCGATCCGTTCTTCGGCCCGGCCCGAAACATGCACGGCGCGACCTTCATCGTGGATGTCGCCTTCTTCCGCGAGAGACTGACGCGGCACAATGTCGTCGTCGACATCGGAGCCGCGCTCGAAGTGCTGAACAGGACGCTGAAGCCGCTGAACTACCAGAACCTCGACGCGCTGCCGCAATTCGCAGGCGTGCTGACCACGACCGAATTCCTCTGCAAGCACATCTTCGACGCGATGGCGCAGGCAGCCGCATCCGGCGCGCTCGGCGAGGACGGCGCCGGTCTTTCCCGCATCAAGGTGACGCTGCACGAGACCGATCTGGCGCGAGCGAGCTATGAGGGCATGCTCGCGTGA
- a CDS encoding sulfite exporter TauE/SafE family protein produces the protein MDTTILSLALGAAVAGFVQGLSGFAFGLVAMSFWAWTLEPRLAAVMAVFGALTGQIISAFSLRRGFDLARLWPFLLGGFAGIPLGVALLPLLDATLFKAALGCLLAIWCPIMLFAPRLPAIRAGGRLADGVVGLTGGIMGGFGGFTGVIPTLWCTLRRMDKDAQRSIIQNFNLATLAVTMLSYVVAGNVTRAMLPFFAVVAPAMLIPSLIGGRLYIGISEAAFRRIVLALLTLSGVALLASSLPRLLGSG, from the coding sequence ATGGACACGACCATCCTGAGCCTCGCGCTCGGCGCGGCGGTTGCCGGCTTCGTGCAGGGTCTCTCGGGCTTCGCCTTCGGGCTCGTCGCCATGTCCTTCTGGGCCTGGACGCTCGAGCCGAGGCTGGCGGCCGTGATGGCGGTGTTCGGCGCGCTGACGGGGCAGATCATCTCCGCTTTCTCCCTGCGGCGCGGCTTTGATCTGGCGCGGCTCTGGCCCTTTCTGCTCGGCGGCTTCGCCGGTATTCCGCTCGGCGTCGCGTTGTTGCCGCTCCTCGATGCGACGCTGTTCAAGGCCGCGCTCGGCTGCCTGCTGGCGATCTGGTGCCCGATCATGCTGTTCGCGCCGCGTCTCCCGGCGATCCGTGCCGGCGGGCGTCTGGCCGATGGCGTTGTCGGCCTCACCGGCGGCATCATGGGTGGGTTCGGCGGCTTTACAGGCGTGATCCCGACGCTGTGGTGCACCTTGCGCCGCATGGACAAGGACGCGCAGCGCTCGATCATCCAGAACTTCAATCTGGCGACGCTCGCCGTCACCATGCTGAGCTATGTCGTGGCCGGGAATGTCACGCGCGCGATGCTGCCTTTCTTCGCCGTCGTCGCGCCGGCCATGCTGATCCCCTCGCTGATCGGCGGCCGTCTCTATATCGGTATCAGCGAGGCCGCCTTTCGCCGGATCGTGCTCGCTTTGCTGACATTGTCGGGGGTGGCGCTGCTCGCCTCATCGTTGCCGCGTTTGCTGGGCAGCGGATGA
- a CDS encoding LysR substrate-binding domain-containing protein: MSFTRAAEEVGLTPAAVSYQIKEIEDQFGLVLFNRTSRSIRLTPAGAVLFEAATDALDILQRAAGRARRLARGPAHLRLSLGARFATNWLLPRLSRFRTANPGLELTFDITDEVRDFETDDVDVAIRFGAGAYPRLRSERLFDTLVVPICSPRLLEAGPRPETPRDLLQHTLFHADRTSEGIAWPNWRLWMAAAGIEDFDDSRCVAFSDTSHVVQAVIDGGGIGLADLAMIDSDLAQGRLVRLFDIGLGVTQDYTYHLIYPESRSEDPRILALRDWMLGEAGPPISSAL, encoded by the coding sequence TTGAGTTTCACCCGCGCGGCCGAGGAGGTCGGGCTGACGCCGGCGGCGGTCAGCTATCAGATCAAGGAGATCGAGGATCAGTTCGGCCTCGTGCTGTTCAATCGCACCAGCCGCAGCATCCGCTTGACCCCGGCCGGCGCTGTGCTGTTCGAGGCGGCGACTGACGCGCTCGACATATTGCAGCGCGCCGCCGGCCGAGCCCGAAGACTGGCGCGAGGACCGGCGCATCTGCGCCTGTCGCTGGGCGCGCGCTTTGCCACGAACTGGCTATTGCCCCGACTTTCGCGCTTCAGGACCGCGAATCCGGGCCTCGAGCTGACCTTCGACATTACGGATGAGGTGCGGGACTTCGAGACTGACGATGTCGATGTTGCGATCCGTTTCGGCGCCGGGGCCTATCCGCGCCTGCGATCGGAGCGGCTGTTCGATACGCTCGTCGTGCCGATCTGCAGTCCAAGGCTGCTCGAAGCCGGCCCCAGACCGGAGACACCGCGAGATCTGCTCCAGCACACGCTCTTCCATGCGGATAGGACGAGCGAAGGCATCGCCTGGCCGAACTGGCGCCTATGGATGGCGGCCGCCGGCATCGAGGATTTCGACGACAGCCGCTGCGTCGCCTTCTCCGATACGAGCCATGTCGTCCAGGCGGTCATCGATGGCGGCGGTATCGGCCTTGCCGATCTGGCGATGATCGACAGCGACCTCGCCCAGGGCCGATTGGTGAGGCTGTTCGACATCGGCCTCGGCGTTACACAGGATTACACCTATCATCTGATCTATCCGGAGAGCCGCAGCGAGGACCCTCGTATTCTCGCTTTACGCGACTGGATGCTCGGCGAGGCCGGGCCGCCCATCTCTTCAGCCTTGTAG
- the ribA gene encoding GTP cyclohydrolase II RibA encodes MPKSRTLFGRPHETSLVAVDRAISEFRAGRPVLLRAGERLALALSAELADAVLVQRLDELAKGHAHLVLSAARLRRLGAKGRSETGVLAIPRIDLSRIETLALKTDGKVDAPVAPASDVDNVALELARLALVLPAVILVPVSAEAVSGEPLIEVSIEAVNAYRAAQAASLTIVGRAPVPLEGAPETEFVVFRGGEGLRDQVAIIVGKPDLSEAVPVRLHSACLTGDLFGSLKCDCGDQLRETVQWMAQNDGGILLYLDQEGRGNGISNKMRAYKLQSQGWDTYDADEVLGFDLDQRHYDFAATMLKQLGVTRVTALTNNPLKVGAIKAAGLVVAATQRVLGRPNIHNVRYLASKRDRAGHIIDMDALMARAAPKD; translated from the coding sequence ATGCCCAAGTCGCGTACGCTCTTCGGACGCCCGCATGAGACGAGCCTGGTGGCCGTCGACCGCGCGATCTCGGAATTCCGCGCCGGCCGCCCCGTGCTGCTGCGCGCCGGCGAGCGCCTGGCCTTGGCCCTCTCCGCCGAACTTGCCGACGCCGTGCTGGTCCAGCGCCTCGACGAGCTTGCGAAGGGCCATGCCCATCTCGTCCTGAGCGCCGCGCGGCTACGCCGCCTGGGGGCGAAAGGCCGTAGTGAAACCGGCGTGCTCGCGATACCCCGGATCGATCTGAGCCGCATCGAGACGCTCGCCCTCAAGACCGACGGCAAGGTCGATGCGCCCGTCGCTCCCGCGTCCGATGTCGACAATGTCGCGCTCGAGCTCGCCCGGCTGGCGCTTGTGCTGCCGGCCGTCATCCTCGTGCCGGTCAGCGCCGAGGCCGTTTCGGGCGAGCCGTTGATCGAGGTTTCGATCGAGGCCGTGAACGCCTATCGCGCGGCGCAGGCTGCCTCGCTGACCATCGTCGGCCGCGCGCCCGTGCCGCTGGAGGGCGCACCCGAAACCGAATTCGTCGTGTTCCGCGGTGGCGAAGGCCTGCGCGACCAGGTCGCGATCATCGTCGGCAAGCCCGACCTGTCCGAAGCGGTCCCTGTGCGGCTGCATTCGGCCTGCCTGACCGGCGACTTGTTCGGCTCGCTGAAATGCGATTGCGGCGACCAGCTCCGCGAAACCGTCCAGTGGATGGCGCAGAACGATGGCGGCATCCTGCTCTATCTCGACCAGGAGGGCCGTGGGAACGGCATCTCCAACAAGATGCGCGCCTACAAGCTGCAGAGCCAGGGCTGGGACACCTATGACGCCGACGAGGTCCTCGGCTTCGACCTCGACCAGCGCCATTACGATTTCGCGGCGACGATGCTGAAGCAGCTCGGCGTGACCCGGGTCACCGCCCTGACCAACAACCCGCTCAAGGTCGGCGCCATCAAGGCGGCGGGGCTTGTGGTCGCAGCGACCCAGCGTGTGCTCGGCCGCCCCAATATCCACAATGTTCGCTATCTCGCCTCCAAGCGCGATCGTGCCGGCCACATCATCGACATGGACGCGCTGATGGCGCGGGCCGCGCCGAAGGATTGA
- a CDS encoding cytochrome b, with translation MTQDHDPFATRAAPPPTYSAAARHFHWATAAAVLVMLPLGFAMTYRGNTLDIWDGLTDTLFSAHKLIGFLLIWLVAGRLAYRLLRGAPPDEPSLLWWQKAASHLVHWLLYGLLLIVPLLGWTGVSLYPSLTLFGLFDLPRLAAPNQPLAEQVLSIHGKLAILTALLVGAHIAAALYHHLIRKDGVLRRMLPGLR, from the coding sequence ATGACGCAAGATCACGACCCGTTCGCGACCAGGGCTGCGCCACCGCCCACATATAGTGCAGCCGCGCGCCATTTCCATTGGGCTACGGCCGCGGCCGTGCTGGTCATGCTGCCGCTCGGTTTCGCCATGACCTATCGCGGCAATACGCTGGATATCTGGGACGGGCTGACCGATACCCTGTTCAGCGCGCATAAGCTGATCGGCTTCCTGCTGATCTGGCTCGTTGCCGGGCGGCTTGCCTACCGGCTGCTGCGTGGCGCTCCGCCTGACGAGCCCAGTCTGCTCTGGTGGCAGAAGGCGGCTTCGCATCTGGTGCACTGGCTGCTTTATGGGCTGCTGCTGATCGTACCGCTGCTCGGCTGGACCGGCGTCTCGCTCTATCCGTCGCTGACGCTCTTCGGCCTGTTCGACCTGCCGCGACTGGCGGCGCCCAACCAGCCGCTGGCGGAGCAGGTGCTGAGCATCCATGGCAAACTCGCCATCCTGACGGCGTTGCTCGTCGGTGCGCATATCGCGGCGGCGCTCTACCACCATCTGATCCGCAAGGACGGGGTCCTGCGCCGGATGCTGCCTGGGTTGCGGTAG
- a CDS encoding class I SAM-dependent methyltransferase, whose translation MGGFSPEWLALREPADHAARNPELLAAVGAYFTPKTSISIVDLGCGAGSNLRGAFSALPGRQHWTLVDFDQRLLDAARETLRLWADEAREQGEELVLAKDGKSITVDFRQADLMKDLEWVLGWQPDLVTAAALFDLTSKRWIERFVAALASQRLPLYTVLTYDGREKWQPPHEADARMLAAFTHHQHSDKGFGPAAGPDATEIMAEAFRKSGFAVSTGDSAWTIDVGQRDLAKALTRGIADAVLETGHVEADAVADWLGARATEAASGLIGHYDLWARPV comes from the coding sequence ATGGGCGGTTTCTCCCCCGAATGGCTGGCGTTGCGCGAGCCCGCCGACCATGCGGCGCGCAATCCGGAGCTGCTCGCGGCCGTCGGCGCGTATTTTACGCCCAAGACCTCGATTTCGATCGTCGATCTCGGCTGCGGCGCCGGCTCCAATCTGCGCGGCGCCTTCTCCGCCTTGCCCGGGCGTCAACACTGGACGCTGGTGGATTTCGACCAGCGTCTGCTCGACGCCGCGCGTGAAACGCTCCGCCTCTGGGCCGATGAGGCGCGCGAACAAGGCGAGGAGCTCGTCCTCGCCAAGGACGGCAAGTCGATCACGGTCGATTTCCGCCAGGCCGACCTGATGAAGGACCTGGAATGGGTTCTCGGCTGGCAGCCCGATCTCGTCACCGCCGCCGCCCTGTTCGACTTGACCTCGAAACGCTGGATCGAGCGCTTCGTCGCCGCGCTCGCGAGCCAGCGCCTGCCGCTCTACACCGTGCTGACCTATGACGGGCGCGAGAAATGGCAGCCGCCCCACGAGGCCGACGCCAGGATGCTCGCCGCCTTCACGCATCACCAGCACTCCGACAAGGGTTTCGGCCCGGCGGCCGGCCCTGACGCCACGGAGATCATGGCGGAAGCCTTTCGCAAATCGGGCTTCGCGGTCTCAACCGGCGACAGCGCCTGGACCATCGATGTGGGGCAGCGCGACCTTGCCAAGGCCCTGACGCGAGGCATCGCCGATGCCGTTCTGGAGACCGGCCATGTCGAGGCCGACGCGGTCGCGGACTGGCTCGGCGCCCGCGCGACGGAGGCGGCTTCCGGCCTGATCGGGCACTACGATCTCTGGGCGCGGCCCGTCTGA
- the mdoH gene encoding glucans biosynthesis glucosyltransferase MdoH: MNQRPAPTTFQSAAQEVESLRGLTPAGVQATATLSARRWLVLALNLVTLGALLLGLGRVLGAGGWTVTDVVILIAFLFGAPWTVLGFWNALIGLWLLHGADDGLDQVAPFAADGEAATPIAIRTAILMTLRNEDPERAFRRLRVVKDSVEATGEGPWFDYFVLSDTSDAAVAAAEDRLAAQWANEIGATSRLTYRRRTDNAGFKAGNVRDFCERWGDRYEVMLPLDADSVMSGDAIVKLARMMQAHPKLGILQSLVVGMPSRSAFARIFQFGMRQGMRPYTMGSAWWVGDCGPFWGHNAMVRIAPFRDECHLPVLPGEGPLSGAVMSHDQVEATLMRRAGYEVRVLPQEMGSWEENPPTMLEFAKRDLRWCLGNLQYLKLLDLPGLKPMSRFQLVWAILMFLGLPAWTLMIALLPVKAIEDAGIAGYPSGLAASLYVLFFAMYLSPKLAGFIDILLTRGGTRRYGGTGRFIASALIEIIFAFLQGAVSTFRTTLFMVGLAFGRARIGWNGQSRDAHALSFATAFAGLWPHLLFGLYIFGALMLLSPTVLLWSLPLTAGYVLAIPFAMLTALPALGRWFAQSGLCGIPEDFDPPVELLAIANRPAIANEASR; encoded by the coding sequence ATGAACCAGCGTCCCGCTCCGACCACGTTCCAGTCGGCGGCGCAAGAGGTCGAAAGCCTGCGGGGCCTGACGCCGGCGGGCGTGCAGGCGACAGCGACGCTGAGCGCACGGCGCTGGCTCGTGCTGGCGCTGAACCTCGTCACGCTCGGCGCATTGCTGCTGGGGCTCGGGCGTGTGCTCGGGGCCGGCGGCTGGACGGTGACGGATGTGGTCATCCTCATTGCCTTCCTGTTCGGCGCGCCCTGGACGGTGCTCGGTTTCTGGAACGCGCTGATCGGCCTCTGGCTGCTGCACGGCGCCGATGACGGGCTCGACCAGGTCGCGCCCTTCGCCGCTGACGGCGAGGCCGCGACGCCAATCGCGATCCGCACCGCCATCCTGATGACCTTGCGCAACGAGGATCCCGAACGCGCCTTCCGCCGGCTGCGCGTGGTCAAGGACAGCGTCGAGGCGACGGGCGAAGGCCCCTGGTTCGATTATTTCGTTCTGTCGGATACGAGCGATGCCGCTGTCGCGGCGGCGGAAGACCGGCTTGCGGCGCAATGGGCGAACGAGATCGGCGCGACCTCGCGCCTCACCTATCGCCGCCGCACCGACAATGCCGGCTTCAAGGCCGGCAATGTCAGGGATTTCTGCGAGCGCTGGGGTGATCGCTACGAGGTCATGCTGCCGCTCGACGCCGACAGCGTCATGTCCGGCGATGCGATCGTGAAGCTGGCGCGGATGATGCAGGCGCATCCGAAGCTCGGCATCCTGCAAAGCCTGGTCGTGGGCATGCCGAGCCGGTCTGCCTTCGCCCGCATCTTCCAGTTCGGCATGCGCCAGGGCATGCGGCCTTACACCATGGGCTCGGCCTGGTGGGTCGGCGATTGCGGTCCGTTCTGGGGCCATAACGCCATGGTGCGGATCGCTCCCTTCCGCGATGAATGCCATCTGCCGGTCCTGCCCGGCGAAGGGCCGCTCAGTGGGGCGGTGATGAGCCATGATCAGGTCGAGGCGACGCTGATGCGCCGCGCCGGCTACGAGGTTCGCGTCTTGCCGCAGGAGATGGGAAGCTGGGAGGAAAACCCGCCGACCATGCTCGAATTCGCCAAGCGCGACCTGCGCTGGTGCCTCGGCAATCTGCAATATCTCAAATTGCTCGACCTGCCCGGCTTGAAGCCGATGAGCCGCTTCCAGCTGGTCTGGGCGATCCTGATGTTCCTGGGGTTACCGGCCTGGACGCTGATGATCGCGCTCCTGCCGGTGAAGGCCATCGAGGATGCCGGCATTGCGGGCTATCCCTCGGGCCTGGCCGCCTCCCTCTATGTGCTGTTTTTCGCGATGTATCTCTCGCCGAAGCTCGCAGGCTTCATCGACATCCTGCTGACCAGGGGCGGCACCCGGCGCTATGGCGGCACCGGGCGCTTCATCGCCTCGGCGCTGATCGAGATCATCTTCGCCTTCCTGCAAGGCGCGGTCTCGACCTTCCGGACGACGCTGTTCATGGTCGGGCTCGCCTTCGGGCGCGCCAGGATCGGCTGGAACGGCCAATCGCGCGATGCGCATGCCTTGTCCTTCGCCACGGCCTTCGCCGGCCTGTGGCCGCATCTGCTGTTTGGCCTCTACATCTTCGGCGCGCTGATGCTGCTCTCGCCGACCGTGTTGCTCTGGTCGCTGCCGCTGACCGCGGGCTATGTGCTGGCGATCCCCTTCGCCATGCTGACGGCCTTGCCCGCACTAGGAAGATGGTTCGCGCAGAGCGGGCTTTGCGGGATCCCCGAGGATTTCGACCCGCCGGTTGAGCTCTTGGCGATCGCGAATCGTCCGGCGATCGCGAATGAGGCGTCGCGATGA
- a CDS encoding FkbM family methyltransferase, translated as MSAAAYPKGMAKAVSRSLRVYHGDPVRNAAMDALYARFLKPGDLAFDIGAHVGDRVSSFRRLGARVVALEPQPGPARAIRLIHGRDPLVTLIEAACGDNEGVVTLQINSANPTVSTASPAFVGAAQGAGGWEGQVWDHEIVVPCTTLDKLIWRHGLPALIKIDVEGFEAHVLAGLTKAVPVISFEFTTIQRDVAEACLALLDTLGPYRFNVALGESQSFELAEPASAEAIGGFLRDLPHSANSGDVYAMLTS; from the coding sequence ATGAGCGCAGCTGCCTATCCCAAGGGCATGGCCAAGGCGGTTTCGCGCTCCTTGCGGGTCTATCACGGTGATCCTGTGCGCAATGCCGCGATGGACGCGCTTTATGCGCGCTTCCTCAAACCAGGCGATCTCGCCTTCGATATCGGCGCGCATGTCGGGGACCGGGTCTCCTCGTTTCGCCGGCTGGGCGCGCGTGTCGTGGCGCTGGAGCCGCAGCCGGGACCGGCGCGCGCGATCCGCCTGATCCATGGCCGCGACCCGCTGGTGACGTTGATCGAGGCCGCCTGCGGCGATAATGAAGGGGTGGTGACGCTGCAGATCAACAGCGCCAATCCAACGGTCTCGACAGCCTCGCCGGCTTTCGTCGGCGCGGCGCAAGGGGCCGGTGGCTGGGAGGGGCAGGTCTGGGACCATGAGATCGTGGTCCCCTGCACGACGCTCGACAAGCTGATCTGGCGCCATGGCCTGCCGGCGCTGATCAAGATCGATGTCGAGGGCTTCGAGGCGCATGTGCTGGCAGGCCTGACCAAGGCCGTACCGGTGATCTCCTTCGAGTTCACGACGATCCAGCGCGACGTCGCGGAGGCTTGCCTCGCACTGCTGGATACGCTTGGACCTTATCGTTTCAATGTCGCGCTCGGCGAAAGCCAGAGCTTCGAACTCGCCGAGCCAGCGAGCGCGGAGGCGATTGGCGGCTTCCTGCGCGACCTGCCTCATTCCGCCAATTCCGGCGATGTCTACGCCATGCTGACGAGTTGA
- a CDS encoding aminotransferase class IV family protein, producing the protein MLVFLAVREASIFKPNLMIFLELLVSKAPFNKPCKRSLTISLAGTGLPPSPSPDHRSETMSTRATSFVVQRNGQAATAQELAPLAFAGYAHFTAAQIRGGRIRGLDLHLERLHFASVKLFGRALPEDRVRSYLRAALEGGPDDLSLTATIYSPVGEFRVSGADVEPQILVRTGPPASGPMGPLALATIEHERILPEIKHVGEIAKTYYLRQAVGQGFDDAAFIDGQGRLSEATIWNLAFWDGATVVWPKAKMLGGVTMGILRRQLERLGIAQRVQAITLADLPALAGAVVMNSWTPGVAVSRIDSMPLPEAPSFRDLLHRAYQAEPLASL; encoded by the coding sequence GTGCTCGTGTTCCTGGCAGTGCGTGAGGCATCGATCTTCAAGCCAAATTTGATGATCTTTCTAGAATTACTCGTTTCTAAAGCTCCGTTCAACAAGCCATGTAAGCGCAGCTTGACGATCAGCCTTGCCGGGACAGGGCTCCCGCCATCTCCCAGCCCGGATCATCGGAGTGAAACAATGTCGACCAGAGCAACCTCTTTCGTCGTTCAACGCAACGGCCAGGCAGCGACCGCCCAGGAGCTCGCCCCGCTCGCCTTTGCGGGTTACGCCCATTTCACCGCCGCCCAGATACGCGGGGGCCGGATCCGGGGCCTCGACCTGCATCTGGAGCGGCTGCATTTTGCCTCAGTGAAGCTGTTCGGCCGGGCCTTGCCCGAGGACCGAGTGCGATCCTATCTGCGCGCGGCATTGGAGGGCGGTCCGGACGATCTCTCTTTGACCGCCACGATCTACTCGCCTGTGGGTGAGTTCAGGGTGTCCGGAGCCGATGTCGAACCCCAGATACTCGTCCGCACGGGACCGCCCGCCTCCGGCCCCATGGGACCTCTGGCTCTGGCAACCATCGAGCACGAGCGGATTCTTCCTGAGATCAAGCATGTCGGCGAGATCGCTAAGACCTATTACCTCCGCCAGGCCGTCGGACAGGGTTTCGACGACGCCGCTTTCATTGACGGTCAGGGTCGATTGAGCGAGGCAACGATCTGGAACCTGGCCTTCTGGGACGGCGCCACGGTGGTCTGGCCCAAGGCCAAAATGCTGGGCGGCGTCACCATGGGTATCCTCCGCCGGCAATTGGAGCGCCTCGGCATTGCCCAGCGCGTCCAGGCGATCACGCTCGCCGACCTGCCGGCGCTGGCCGGGGCCGTGGTCATGAACTCATGGACGCCAGGCGTGGCGGTCAGCCGGATCGACTCCATGCCCTTGCCCGAGGCGCCGTCCTTCCGGGATCTGCTGCACCGGGCCTATCAGGCGGAACCGCTCGCCTCACTATGA
- a CDS encoding zinc-dependent alcohol dehydrogenase, translated as MAKELKPATVASASAKATALWYISPRECALNASAFPEAGPQDCRIRMLWSGISRGTERLVLEGRVPACEYERMRAPFQDGEFPFPVKYGYCAVGQVDAGPPRMQGKTVFCLHPHQDHFTAPSDRLTIVPENVPARRAVLTANMETALNAHWDAGSGPGDRIVVVGGGVLGLLVAWLAARLPGAQVTLVDIDAGRAALAATLGFGFALPADAPVDADLVFHASGSGAGLATAINAAGFEARIVELSWYGEGAVPVSLGGAFHSKRLQLISSQVGQVAPSRRPRWSYARRSQAAIALLADDRLDALITQEIAFADAPALLPGVLASDWPGLTAVLRY; from the coding sequence ATGGCGAAGGAGCTAAAGCCGGCAACCGTAGCGAGCGCAAGCGCGAAGGCGACCGCTCTCTGGTATATTTCGCCGCGTGAATGCGCCCTGAACGCCAGCGCTTTTCCCGAGGCCGGCCCGCAAGATTGTCGCATCCGTATGCTCTGGAGCGGCATCAGTCGCGGCACGGAGCGTCTTGTCCTCGAGGGCCGTGTGCCGGCCTGCGAATATGAGCGCATGCGTGCCCCCTTCCAGGATGGGGAATTCCCCTTTCCGGTGAAGTACGGCTACTGCGCAGTGGGCCAGGTGGATGCAGGCCCGCCCCGCATGCAAGGCAAGACCGTCTTCTGCCTGCATCCGCATCAGGACCATTTCACCGCGCCCAGCGACCGACTGACGATCGTGCCCGAGAATGTGCCGGCGCGCCGGGCCGTGCTGACGGCCAATATGGAAACCGCGCTCAACGCACATTGGGATGCGGGCTCCGGCCCCGGTGACAGGATCGTCGTGGTCGGCGGCGGCGTACTCGGCCTCCTCGTCGCATGGCTGGCGGCCCGGCTGCCGGGCGCACAGGTGACGCTGGTCGATATCGATGCCGGCCGCGCCGCGCTTGCCGCCACCCTCGGCTTCGGCTTTGCGCTTCCAGCGGATGCGCCTGTCGACGCCGATCTCGTCTTTCATGCCAGCGGCTCGGGCGCGGGGCTGGCGACTGCGATCAATGCCGCCGGCTTCGAGGCCCGCATCGTCGAATTGAGCTGGTATGGCGAGGGCGCCGTCCCCGTTTCGCTGGGCGGCGCATTTCATTCCAAACGCCTGCAATTGATCTCGTCGCAGGTCGGACAGGTCGCGCCTTCGCGCCGTCCCCGCTGGAGTTATGCGCGCCGCAGCCAGGCTGCGATAGCGCTTCTCGCTGACGATCGCTTGGATGCGCTGATCACGCAGGAGATCGCTTTCGCGGATGCCCCGGCGCTGCTTCCAGGCGTCCTTGCCTCGGATTGGCCGGGGCTGACTGCCGTACTGCGCTATTGA
- a CDS encoding glycosyltransferase family 4 protein, with product MSGIVLAVPGDIDLPTGGYGYDRRLLAEWREMGIAARHLALPSSFPDPTPGDLAETGRLILSQPFDVALLIDGLAYGAFPESIAAGLAGRVVALVHHPLGLETGLSPERARALLAREAAALRHASAVIATSPTTKRILVADFGLAEDRITVALPGVDRASRARGSSGGSPLALLAVGSLVPRKGYDVLISALASLKDRNWRLTIIGASDRAPDTTRALQAQIEAAGLEGQILLAGAVSENILAEAYDKADLFVMPSLFEGYGMVLTEALARALPILCTTGGAAAETAPNAAALKVPPGDIAAFAEMLGKLIDDRALREGMANAAWAAAGDLPRWRDTATIVAQTCRKVM from the coding sequence GTGAGCGGCATCGTCCTCGCCGTCCCCGGCGACATCGACCTGCCGACCGGCGGCTATGGCTATGATCGCCGGCTGCTCGCCGAATGGCGCGAAATGGGCATCGCAGCGCGCCACCTCGCTCTCCCCTCCTCCTTTCCGGACCCGACGCCTGGCGACCTCGCCGAGACCGGGCGGTTGATCCTGTCGCAGCCCTTCGATGTTGCCCTGCTGATAGACGGCCTGGCCTATGGCGCCTTCCCCGAAAGCATCGCGGCGGGCCTCGCCGGCCGCGTCGTCGCGCTCGTCCATCACCCGCTCGGGCTGGAGACCGGGCTCAGTCCGGAGCGGGCGCGCGCGCTGCTGGCGCGCGAAGCGGCCGCCTTGCGTCACGCCAGCGCCGTCATAGCAACCAGCCCGACAACGAAACGCATCCTGGTCGCGGATTTCGGCCTCGCCGAGGACAGGATCACTGTCGCGCTCCCCGGCGTCGATCGCGCGTCCCGCGCGCGCGGCAGCTCCGGCGGCAGCCCGCTTGCCCTGCTCGCCGTCGGCTCGCTCGTCCCGCGCAAGGGCTACGACGTGCTCATCTCCGCCCTGGCCAGCCTCAAGGACCGGAACTGGCGGCTGACGATCATCGGCGCGTCGGACCGCGCCCCCGATACGACCCGCGCACTCCAAGCCCAGATCGAAGCGGCCGGACTTGAGGGGCAAATCTTGCTGGCCGGAGCCGTGAGCGAAAATATCCTGGCCGAGGCCTATGATAAAGCTGACCTTTTCGTCATGCCGTCCCTGTTCGAGGGCTACGGCATGGTGCTGACCGAGGCGCTGGCGCGCGCGCTGCCGATCCTGTGCACGACAGGCGGGGCAGCCGCCGAGACCGCGCCGAATGCTGCCGCGCTCAAGGTTCCGCCCGGCGATATCGCTGCCTTCGCTGAGATGCTAGGCAAGCTCATCGACGACCGCGCGCTTCGCGAAGGCATGGCGAATGCGGCCTGGGCCGCGGCGGGTGATTTGCCGCGCTGGCGCGACACCGCGACGATCGTCGCGCAAACCTGCCGGAAGGTGATGTGA